In Zingiber officinale cultivar Zhangliang chromosome 1A, Zo_v1.1, whole genome shotgun sequence, a genomic segment contains:
- the LOC122018919 gene encoding rhamnogalacturonan I rhamnosyltransferase 4-like isoform X2, with protein MADEVRARKALPPGSRTFGAGGWRRTATRTWILRLGSSILIWTALMQLTSVWHPRPPKSSPAACFDGRGAATAGNGGRDLNGSTNLSVLDGEEHALFGSRSSPPALLPRRLYKSNGYLKVSCNGGLNQMRAAICDMVTIARYLNLTLVVPELDKISFWADPSDFGDIFNVDHFINSLRDEVKIVRALPKKFSKKIHTEPFSMPPVSWSSLKYYSKEILPLVRKHKVVHFNRTDARLANNGLPLHLQKLRCRVNYKALRFTPAIEALGNKLVSTLQRSGFFVVLHLRYEMDMLSFSGCTHGCSAKETEDLTRMRYAYPWWKEKEIISEKKRSEGLCPLTPEETAVVLRALGFTRDTLIYIASGEIYGGERRMASLRAAYPRIVRKEMLLSAEELNPFQNHSTQMAALDYQVSVASDVFVPTYDGNMAKVVEGHRRYNGFRKTIVLDRRELVKLLDLLQDGNVSWDQFSTAVMELHKGRMGQPTLRMVLHGRPKEEDYFYSNPHECTGSSRIRHTESREFDI; from the exons ATGGCGGACGAGGTTAGGGCGAGGAAGGCGTTGCCTCCGGGAAGCAGGACTTTTGGTGCGGGCGGGTGGCGGCGCACGGCGACGAGGACGTGGATCCTGCGGTTGGGGTCCAGTATCCTCATATGGACGGCGCTGATGCAGCTGACTTCGGTGTGGCATCCGCGTCCCCCCAAATCGTCGCCTGCCGCTTGCTTCGACGGCCGCGGTGCCGCAACTGCTGGCAACGGCGGCAGAGATCTCAATGGTTCCACGAATCTTTCCGTGCTTGATGGCGAAGAACACGCGCTGTTCGGGTCCCGCTCCTCCCCGCCCGCTCTTCTTCCTCGGA GACTTTACAAAAGCAATGGTTATCTTAAGGTGTCATGCAATGGAGGCCTGAATCAGATGCGTGCTGCG ATATGTGATATGGTTACTATAGCACGCTATCTCAATCTAACGCTTGTAGTTCCTGAACTTGATAAAATATCTTTCTGGGCTGATCCTAG TGATTTTGGTGATATATTCAATGTAGATCACTTTATTAATTCTTTGAGAGATGAAGTGAAGATAGTAAGAGCGCTCCCTAAAAAGTTTAGCAAAAAGATCCACACTGAACCATTCTCAATGCCTCCTGTTAGCTGGTCTAGTTTGAAATACTACTCGAAGGAG ATTCTCCCGCTTGTGAGGAAGCACAAGGTAGTTCATTTTAACAGAACAGATGCTCGTCTTGCAAATAATGGATTGCCGTTACACCTCCAAAAACTCCGTTGTCGTGTTAATTACAAGGCCTTAAGATTTACGCCTGCAATTGAAGCCCTAGGCAATAAACTTGTCTCAACTCTCCAGAGAAGTGGATTCTTCGTTGTTCTTCACCTGCGATATGAGATGGATATGCTCTCTTTCTCTGGTTGCACACATGGATGCTCTGCAAAAGAGACTGAAGATCTCACTAGGATGAG ATATGCCTATCCATGGTGGAAAGAGAAAGAAATAATATCAGAAAAGAAAAGATCAGAAGGTTTGTGCCCTCTTACACCTGAAGAAACAGCTGTAGTTTTACGAGCACTAGGTTTCACAAGGGACACCCTAATTTACATTGCCTCTGGTGAAATCTATGGTGGGGAAAGAAGGATGGCTTCTTTGAGGGCTGCATATCCGAGAATA GTGAGGAAAGAAATGCTTCTTAGTGCTGAGGAATTGAACCCTTTCCAAAACCACTCAACTCAAATGGCAGCATTGGACTATCAGGTTTCTGTTGCAAGTGATGTCTTTGTCCCTACCTATGATGGAAATATGGCCAAAGTAGTAGAGGGGCACCGCAG GTATAATGGTTTTCGTAAGACAATCGTGTTGGATAGGAGAGAACTTGTAAAACTTTTGGATCTTCTCCAGGATGGGAATGTATCCTGGGATCAGTTCTCGACTGCTGTTATGGAATTGCACAAGGGCCGCATGGGCCAACCAACATTAAGGATGGTCCTGCATGGTCGACCAAAAGAAGAGGACTATTTCTATTCTAATCCTCACGAGTGTACTGGCTCTTCAAGGATCAGACATACTGAGTCGAGAGAATTTGACATCTAA
- the LOC122018933 gene encoding uncharacterized protein LOC122018933 yields MDPHDPHWRTNSSYSPHLSRRWDCSSQPPELSNRVHEVPLTGSSYSLSSKSGRQTCDLNHHHSVSDGAVSLTGSPSDHLQPRCWTPCMHRYDLGEFSIPTGGGRPEACVFSRGSEGYVSVANSIGSPFSPLESSRWSSASKQPRQLSNRWSFISKPIYPLVFQNPVSDADVPGTAEASSSGARMHQEDIRASPMWSERTWSPELKFHRALTELQKMEASSELSMSSRREGFRWSNASSYDFRFDGDGTEIRDNIDVENERYPNDAATYQKCELCKRSLHQKSPWSSNQIIKNGDMPVAGILPCHHVFHADCLEETTPKDQIHEPPCPVCLKATGVEKLISFSEPLHVALKSSIKSHGMGTFSEAGTTNNLISHQCKEETRQNNLLAAPQHTSSSMRNHIKKLFSFKSKIGKEFQRSQSV; encoded by the exons ATGGATCCACATGATCCTCACTGGCGAACCAATTCAAGCTACTCACCTCATTTATCTAGGAGATGGGACTGCAGTTCTCAGCCACCTGAACTATCCAATAGAGTCCATGAAGTTCCTTTGACTGGCAGTTCATACTCTCTGAGTAGTAAAAGTGGCAGACAAACTTGTGACCTTAATCATCACCATTCTGTGTCAGATGGGGCAGTATCTTTGACAGGGAGCCCATCTGACCATCTCCAACCACGCTGCTGGACACCATGTATGCATAGATATGATCTTGGGGAATTTTCTATACCCACTGGAG GTGGGAGGCCTGAAGCTTGTGTATTCTCCAGAGGAAGTGAG GGATATGTTTCTGTGGCAAATAGTATTGGTTCTCCATTTTCACCATTAGAATCTAGTAGATGGTCATCTGCTAGCAAGCAACCCCGTCAACTTTCGAACAGGtggtcattcatttcaaagcccATTTATCCACTTGTGTTCCAGAATCCTGTTTCAGATGCTGATGTCCCAGGAACAGCTGAAGCAAGTTCTAGTGGTGCAAGAATGCACCAGGAAGATATTAGGGCTTCACCCATGTGGTCTGAGAGAACATGGAGTCCTGAGCTTAAGTTCCATAGAGCCCTAACTGAACTCCAGAAGATGGAGGCTTCTTCAGAACTCAGCATGAGTTCGAGAAGGGAAGGATTTAGATGGAGTAACGCAAGCAGCTACGATTTCAGGTTTGACGGGGATGGCACAGAAATCAGAGACAATATTGATGTAGAGAATGAGAGATACCCTAATGACGCTGCAACATACCAGAAATGTGAACTTTGCAAGAGGTCGTTGCATCAGAAGTCTCCGTGGAGTTCTAATCAGATCATCAAAAACGGGGATATGCCTGTCGCTGGCATACTACCATGCCACCATGTTTTCCATGCAGATTGTTTGGAAGAGACAACTCCAAAGGATCAAATTCATGAGCCACCCTGTCCAGTGTGTCTGAAAGCCACTGGAGTAGAAAAACTGATATCATTCTCAGAACCTCTCCATGTGGCTCTAAAATCTTCTATCAAGAGTCATGGCATGGGAACATTCAGTGAAGCAGGTACTACTAACAACCTGATCTCACATCAGTGCAAGGAGGAAACGAGGCAAAACAATTTACTTGCCGCCCCTCAACATACGAGTTCGTCTATGAGGAACCACATCAAAAAGCTATTTTCTTTCAAGAGCAAGATAGGAAAGGAATTCCAGCGGAGCCAAAGTGTTTAG
- the LOC122018919 gene encoding rhamnogalacturonan I rhamnosyltransferase 4-like isoform X1: MVLICRCVSDVVADLDIYIFFPVWELMADEVRARKALPPGSRTFGAGGWRRTATRTWILRLGSSILIWTALMQLTSVWHPRPPKSSPAACFDGRGAATAGNGGRDLNGSTNLSVLDGEEHALFGSRSSPPALLPRRLYKSNGYLKVSCNGGLNQMRAAICDMVTIARYLNLTLVVPELDKISFWADPSDFGDIFNVDHFINSLRDEVKIVRALPKKFSKKIHTEPFSMPPVSWSSLKYYSKEILPLVRKHKVVHFNRTDARLANNGLPLHLQKLRCRVNYKALRFTPAIEALGNKLVSTLQRSGFFVVLHLRYEMDMLSFSGCTHGCSAKETEDLTRMRYAYPWWKEKEIISEKKRSEGLCPLTPEETAVVLRALGFTRDTLIYIASGEIYGGERRMASLRAAYPRIVRKEMLLSAEELNPFQNHSTQMAALDYQVSVASDVFVPTYDGNMAKVVEGHRRYNGFRKTIVLDRRELVKLLDLLQDGNVSWDQFSTAVMELHKGRMGQPTLRMVLHGRPKEEDYFYSNPHECTGSSRIRHTESREFDI; the protein is encoded by the exons ATGGTCTTAATTTGTCGTTGTGTTTCCGATGTAGTCGCTGATttggatatatatatttttttccctgTTTGGGAGCTAATGGCGGACGAGGTTAGGGCGAGGAAGGCGTTGCCTCCGGGAAGCAGGACTTTTGGTGCGGGCGGGTGGCGGCGCACGGCGACGAGGACGTGGATCCTGCGGTTGGGGTCCAGTATCCTCATATGGACGGCGCTGATGCAGCTGACTTCGGTGTGGCATCCGCGTCCCCCCAAATCGTCGCCTGCCGCTTGCTTCGACGGCCGCGGTGCCGCAACTGCTGGCAACGGCGGCAGAGATCTCAATGGTTCCACGAATCTTTCCGTGCTTGATGGCGAAGAACACGCGCTGTTCGGGTCCCGCTCCTCCCCGCCCGCTCTTCTTCCTCGGA GACTTTACAAAAGCAATGGTTATCTTAAGGTGTCATGCAATGGAGGCCTGAATCAGATGCGTGCTGCG ATATGTGATATGGTTACTATAGCACGCTATCTCAATCTAACGCTTGTAGTTCCTGAACTTGATAAAATATCTTTCTGGGCTGATCCTAG TGATTTTGGTGATATATTCAATGTAGATCACTTTATTAATTCTTTGAGAGATGAAGTGAAGATAGTAAGAGCGCTCCCTAAAAAGTTTAGCAAAAAGATCCACACTGAACCATTCTCAATGCCTCCTGTTAGCTGGTCTAGTTTGAAATACTACTCGAAGGAG ATTCTCCCGCTTGTGAGGAAGCACAAGGTAGTTCATTTTAACAGAACAGATGCTCGTCTTGCAAATAATGGATTGCCGTTACACCTCCAAAAACTCCGTTGTCGTGTTAATTACAAGGCCTTAAGATTTACGCCTGCAATTGAAGCCCTAGGCAATAAACTTGTCTCAACTCTCCAGAGAAGTGGATTCTTCGTTGTTCTTCACCTGCGATATGAGATGGATATGCTCTCTTTCTCTGGTTGCACACATGGATGCTCTGCAAAAGAGACTGAAGATCTCACTAGGATGAG ATATGCCTATCCATGGTGGAAAGAGAAAGAAATAATATCAGAAAAGAAAAGATCAGAAGGTTTGTGCCCTCTTACACCTGAAGAAACAGCTGTAGTTTTACGAGCACTAGGTTTCACAAGGGACACCCTAATTTACATTGCCTCTGGTGAAATCTATGGTGGGGAAAGAAGGATGGCTTCTTTGAGGGCTGCATATCCGAGAATA GTGAGGAAAGAAATGCTTCTTAGTGCTGAGGAATTGAACCCTTTCCAAAACCACTCAACTCAAATGGCAGCATTGGACTATCAGGTTTCTGTTGCAAGTGATGTCTTTGTCCCTACCTATGATGGAAATATGGCCAAAGTAGTAGAGGGGCACCGCAG GTATAATGGTTTTCGTAAGACAATCGTGTTGGATAGGAGAGAACTTGTAAAACTTTTGGATCTTCTCCAGGATGGGAATGTATCCTGGGATCAGTTCTCGACTGCTGTTATGGAATTGCACAAGGGCCGCATGGGCCAACCAACATTAAGGATGGTCCTGCATGGTCGACCAAAAGAAGAGGACTATTTCTATTCTAATCCTCACGAGTGTACTGGCTCTTCAAGGATCAGACATACTGAGTCGAGAGAATTTGACATCTAA
- the LOC121999899 gene encoding myb-related protein 1-like: MYQHQSHQSRTGLHSFRTPCPSERHLILQRGSDSGEPGLVLSADAKPRLKWTPELHERFIDAVNQLGGADEATPKTIIRLMGIPGLTLYHLKSHLQKYRLSKNLQAQTSTGSMKNFFGEDNGSATNIMAPVNKTMQINEAFRMQIEVQQKQHEQLGVQRHLQFQIEAQGKYLQSVLEKAEETLRQQNLGSSRLRLSSEYTEGNAIQHMLQLNPTQLIDCSVDSCLTTSEGSMGFRAAADHQEGLSLCMKQYGGRSKLEHTQHMRCSDPIELKKALSMSKDSASKNKFLEHPVTGEQQKLYRTEESSQTDLFCLATNLELKIYEDSGGASGCKQFDLNGFSGVNTRKGGPF; encoded by the exons ATGTATCAGCATCAATCTCATCAAAGCCGAACTGGCCTCCATTCTTTTAGGACACCATGTCCTTCAGAGAGACACTTGATTTTGCAAAGAGGAAGTGATTCAGGTGAGCCTGGGCTAGTTCTTTCAGCCGATGCCAAGCCTAGATTAAAATGGACCCCTGAGCTCCATGAAAGGTTTATCGATGCAGTGAACCAACTAGGTGGAGCAGATG AGGCTACCCCGAAGACGATCATTAGGCTGATGGGCATTCCAGGACTCACTCTGTATCATCTCAAAAGTCATCTTCAG AAATACAGGCTCAGTAAAAATCTGCAGGCTCAAACAAGCACTGGAAGCATGAAGAATT TTTTTGGTGAGGACAATGGATCAGCAACAAATATCATGGCACCGGTGAACAA AACCATGCAGATAAATGAAGCCTTCAGAATGCAAATTGAAGTTCAGCAAAAGCAACATGAACAACTCGGG GTACAAAGACATTTGCAATTCCAGATAGAGGCACAGGGAAAGTATTTGCAGTCAGTGCTGGAGAAGGCTGAAGAGACACTTAGGCAGCAGAACTTGGGTTCTTCCAGGCTACGACTCTCAAGTGAATACACTGAAGGAAATGCCATCCAACACATGCTACAactaaatccaacccaacttatTGATTGCTCAGTGGATAGTTGTCTGACCACATCTGAGGGATCGATGGGGTTTAGAGCTGCTGCAGATCATCAAGAAGGGCTTTCCCTGTGCATGAAACAGTATGGAGGACGATCTAAGCTCGAACATACTCAACACATGAGGTGTAGTGATCCGATTGAGCTGAAGAAAGCTTTATCCATGTCTAAAGATTCAGCATCAAAGAACAAGTTTCTTGAACATCCAGTAACAGGAGAGCAGCAGAAGTTGTACAGGACAGAAGAAAGCAGCCAGACGGATTTATTCTGCCTTGCCACAAATTTAGAACTAAAAATCTATGAAGACAGTGGAGGTGCATCAGGCTGTAAGCAATTTGACCTGAATGGCTTCAGTGGAGTTAATACACGGAAAGGAGGCCCATTTTGA